The genomic stretch AAGCCGCGGAACTGGCCCTGGGCGCCGCCGTTGTTCGCGGTGCGGATAAATTGACTGGAACCGTCGATCGGCAGCATCGCAACGTTTCCGTAGAATCGCCGCCAGGCGCTGTCCTGAAAAAGGTATTGCTCGACGTTGGAGAGATAGAACGCCATCACCTTGGCGTCGTGGTCCTTTAGATACTGCGCAACCGTCCGGATGGCTTTCGGCCCGCCAAAGTCACCGACCAGCGGTACGATCAGATTCTTCATTTCCATGTCGCGCATCGTCCGGTAGGCGTCTTCGGTCCCGAGGTAGCTTCGATTCTTCCCGTGCCCGTCGTTCATCGTCATCAGGTCCATGTACGTCGGCGAACCGCCGCCGCCAAAACCGGCTGCACCGGCCTGATAATCGATACCCGGCCCCGATTTCACGAAAACCCGGTATACATAGCCGATGCTCGCGATGTCGTCGTCCGAAAGAGCGAACTTGTGCTGTTTGACCAGCAGATCGATTGCATCGCTGAGATATTTCTTGAACAGCAGCGGGTCGTCCTGGATGCCGTCATACGAGGCGAAGAGTTCTTCCGGCGTGGATTGGGCGTCGAGATGAAGCGGCCGCTTGCGGGCAAATAAGTGCGAGAGAAAATCCGCGCGGTCGGGCGACAGTTCAAAGAAGGCCCGGTACATCATCAGTTCGAGCATGTTTTGCCGCCGGATATCGATGATGAAGGCCATCTTCGGCTGCAGGGCCGCGATGTAAGTGAAATTCTGTTCAGGGCCGACGCCAAGGTATACGCCCGGCTTTACCGTGTCCTTCAAAGAGGGAATGACCATCTGGAAACCCAGTTCGTTGGATAGGAAGTTCTCGAAACGGAAGGAGCCGCCTTCCTCCGAGAAGTCCGTGATCATCTTCCAGAAGGCGTCGTCCGAAAGTCTGGTTGGCAGAGGTTCAGTGGCCCGAACCGACAGGACAAGGCCGGCGACGAGGCAAATCGCGCTAATCAGTCTGAGGCACTTTTGCACGAGTCAAATAGTACTGAATTGCCGGCGTAATGATAAGCGATAAGACCATCGAGACCAGAATTCCGCCGATGACGGCGATCGCGAGCGGCTGGAGCATCTGGGAACCCGCGCCCAAGCCCAGAGCCAGCGGGAGCATGCCCGCGACGGCGGCCATTGCGGTCATCACGATGGGGCGCAACCGACGGCGCCCGGCCTGGACCATGGCCTCTTCAATGGGCATTCCGGCGTCCAGAAACTTATGATTCGCGTCGAGAAGCAGAATGCCGTTCTTCGCGACGATACCGACAACCATGATCAACCCCATGAACGACGACACGTTGAACTCCGTCCGGGTAATCAGCAACGCGAAGCAAACGCCCGACGTCGACAGAATGGCGGAAGAAAGGATCGCGATCGGTGCGCTATACGACCGGAATTCGAATAACAACACGAGGAAAATCAGGACGATCGCCAGCACCAGAACAGTAACGAGATCCTTGAACGACTTCTGCTGCTGTTCATAGATTCCGCCGTATTGAACCCGGATCGTCGGCGGCAGCTTCAAATCCGCGACCGTTTTCTGCACCGCCGCAATGCCCGTCCCCAGGTCCACGCCTTCCAACCGTGCCGTCACATTCACGACACGCTGAAGGTTCTCCCGCAAAATCTCGGTCTGTCCCGGTTCCTCTTGAATTCCCGTCAAAGATCCCAGCGTTGCGGTTGATCCATTGGAATTCACGAGCATCGTGTTGCTCACCGCTTCCAATGAAGAACGGTTCGACGCGGGATACCGAATGCGCAGCGTGTATGGCCGGTCATTGACGATTACAGGCTGAGATGCCGGCTCGCCATCCATGATGGCGGAGGTCGCGATTTCGAGGTCGTCGGCCGCAAACCCCGCACGTGCCAATCTCTCGGGACTCACGTTAAATGTGACGGCGGGCCCGCTTGTAGTGTTTTCGATTCCGTCTTCGATATCGACGATCGGCTTCTTGTCTCCAATGGCGATGTTCATCAACGCGTCGCCGACGTGAGGCGCCCACTCCTTGAGAACACTCGCATCGTCGGAAAACAGCTTCACCGCGACCGGCTCGGGAGCGCCGCCGCTCAGGTCGCCGATCATGTCCTGTAACAGCTGAACAAATTCAACGTCGAGAACCGGTTCGGTTTTTTTGATCTTGTCGCGAATCTCGCCGATGACATCGTCGATGCCGCGCTTCCGCTCGTCCTTCAATTTGACCGTGAAGTCACCCGTATTCGGTTCGGTCACCGGAAATATCCCAAGCTGAAGACCCGTTCGCCGCGAAGTGCTTTCGACTTCCGGCGTCTCCTTTATGATCTTCTCGACATGGTTCAACACACGATTGGTTTCCTGCAGCGAGGATCCGGGCGGCATGTTGTAATCGAGCACAAATCCGCCCTCATCCATCGCGGGCAGTAATCCACTACCAAGCTGCCGGTAAGACAAATATGAAACGGCAATCAGCAATATGCAAAAGACGCCCATCAGCAACCGATGTTCCAGCAATCGCCGCAGCCAGCGTTCATAGAACCTGACGATGTGGCCGAAGAACCCATGCTCCACGTCTTCGTGCTGCGCGCCGTGGCGCCGGATCAGCAGCGTGCCTAAATTGCTGGTCCACACCAACGCGAGAACAAGGGAGGTCAGGAGAGCCACGCTCATGGCAATAGCGAGAGCACTGAAGAAGGAGCCTACGACTCCGGTGATGGTGATCAGGGGCAGGAAGACGACGATCGGCGTCAATGTCGATCCGATTAGCGGCACGGTGAGTTCCTTCAGCGCGCTCGCCGTCGCTTCGAGCGGCCCCTGCCCGGCATCACGGTGCAGTACAATGTTTTCGACGACTACGATCTTGTCGTCGATGACCAGGCCGACTGCCGCAGCCAGTCCACCCAACGTCATCAGATTGAAACTCTGGCCGAGGACACGCATCGCGATGAACGTCACAAACATGGTTACCGGCACGACCAGTCCGGTCATCAGCGCGGTGCCCCAATCGCGGAGAAACAGCCAGATCACGAAAGCGGCCAGAAGCAATCCAATGATGATCGCATCGCGGACGCTCTTGATGGACTCGTTGACAATATTGGACTGATCGTAAAACGGCTGGATCTGGACGCCTGCGGGCAGGCTCGGCCGGATCGCTTCCATCTCATTCCGGACGAGATTCGCAACATCGACGGTATTGCTGTCCGGCTGCCGGTTGATGCTGAGCAGTACTGCCGGCTTGCCATTCGCGGTCACCACGGTATAAGCAGGCGCAACCGTCGATCCTACGGTTCCGATGTCGCCAACGCGAACCGGAACATTGTTGACGCTCTTGACGACAACGCCGGCGATGTCCTCAGCATTGTGGACCTGACCGTTGACAAGACTCAAATACAGCTGGTGATTGCGATTCATCAGCCCCGGTGAATCGACGATATTCGTGTGGTTGATCGCGCCGAGAACATCACCGACCGAAACGCGCGCGTGAAGCATTTTCGAGGGATCGACCGTGACCTGGAATTCCGGCTCCTGCCCGCCCTGCACGAGAACTGTCGCCACGCCGGGCAGACGATTCAGCCGGGGCTTGATGTCGTATGTCGCCAGTTCCCAAAGGTCGGTCTGCGGAACCTTATCTGATGTAAGACTGTAGCCGATAATTGGAAAACTCGAGAAGTCCATCCGATGACTTTCGATCTTCGCCGTCGACGGAAGGCTGCTCTGTATGCGCGACACGGCAGAATCGACCATCTGCAGCGTCTCGACCATGCTCACATTCCAATTGAACGACATGTCAACTTCAGCCGATCCGCGGCTCGTCACGGAGCGGACCGATTCAAGCCCCGGTACGCTGTTGATCGCCTGCTCAATGGGCCGAGTGATCGTCACTTCCATCTGCTCGATCGGCATGACACCGTTGTCCACTCCGATCACGATCAGGGGGAAGTTCGTCGTCGGAAAGACCGCCACGGGAAGCTGCAAGGCCTCGTAAATTCCGACGATTCCCAGAATGATGATCAAAAAAATAATCGACTTGGAATGGCGGGAAAACCAATAGTGTTCAGGATTTTCTTTGGGATCAGTACTCATCTACTTATGGCTGCGTCCATTACTTCAGGTTTCGCGCTACCGCGCTCCCGCATCGCGCGCGCTTGCATTCGCTCCGCTCATGTAATCAGTTACTGTTCGTCGTCGTCGGCTTCTTCTTTGGCTGGCGCGACCTGGACCTTCGTCTTGGCGAAAACGTCTTCATCGAGCTTCGCAAGTTCGAAGGCTCCGGCGGTGACGACACGTTCCCCGTTATCGAGGCCCTCTTTGACCTGAACGTTCGCGCCATCACGGATGCCGAGCATGACGCTCTTTCGATGCGGCTTATTTTCAGCGTCGACGACCATGACGGAGGTATTGCCGGATGCGCTTGTCAGAACCGACGCCCATGGAATAACGAAGGCGGCAGGAACCGTTTGAGCAATCATTTCGAGGCGTAGGCTGGTTCCCGGCGTGAGCCGGTTGCCCATATTCGGCGCTTGCACCCAGACTTCAACGGTAGAGCTCGACGGGTCGAGAGCAGGACTGATCACGGTGACTTTGCCCGGTATCTGCGCGCCGCCATCGGTCGGGAAAATGTTTGCAGCATCGCCGACCTTGAGCTGTCTTGCGTCATCGACGGTAATATGCGAGCGGGCGACGATCTGAGACAGATCCATGACAGTAATAAACGGACTGCCGCTCGGCGGCATTTCGCCGGCATAAACCGGCCTGTCCGTCACGACGCCATCGATCGGACTGATAATCTGCGAATACCCGAGCTGAGCCCGAGCGCTCTCCGTACGCGCCTTCGCGGCATCCCGTTGTGCTGCGGCTCCTTTGATTTCCTGTTCCCGTCCCACGGACTGCACAGTCTGGAGATGTTTCGATGCAATCTCGTATTGATTCTTCGCCTGCACCAGCGCAACCTGCGCGTCGTTCACTTCCTTTTGCGAGATTGCTCCTTCTTTTAATAGCGCGACGCGGCTGTCGTAGACCTTCTGCTGCGCATCCATGGCATCTTTCGCGCCACGGACGTCGAGTTCCGCCTTCTGCTCTTCTTCCGGAACCGTACCTCTGGAGACCGTCTGATAATTCGCCTCCGCCTGCTCGAACGAGGCCTGATTTTCACTGACACTGCCCGCGAGGTCCCGATTCTCCAGTTCCGCCAGAAGCTGCCCGGCCTTGACGTGCGAGCCACGGTCGACATAAAACTTTTTGACCGGCGCGGAAATCTTCGGAACGATCGAGGACTGCTGAATCGGATAAAGCAGGGCGTCGGTTGTGACCTTGAGTGAAATCGGAGAACTGAGGACGGGCGCCACGTCTACGGTGACAATGTGTTCGCTCTCTTCCGGTTTCTCCTCTTTCCTGGCCGAGCATGCGGCCAGTAGAAGCGCAGCCATAAGCAGGATCAAACGGCAATCACGGTTCATTAAAAACTCCCTGTCACGGTCTGCAGCTCCGCCAATGCAATGCGGTAGCGCGTTTGAGCATCATCATAGGCGTTTCGCGCGTCGACGAGGGTTTTTTGTGCATCAACGACTTCCAGTGCGGTCGATTCACCGGCTCCATAGCGCAACTCCACCAGGCGGAGGCTTTCAGAGGCCAGTTCTGCAGCCTGCCGGAGGCCGTCTACCGCCTCACGAGCCGCCATGGCCTCGTTGTAGAACGCGTAAAGGTTCGCGACCGATTGCCGCTGCGTCTGCGTCAACTGGGTGCGCGCGAGTTCTTCATGCGCTTCCGCCTGCCGTACTTTGCTGCGTCTCGTTCCCCAGTCGAAGACCGGAATGTCCAGGTGCGCCTCGACGAAGTAACCGAGGTTGGGAAGCGGTCCTTTTAGGGTATCGGCGGCAACAGCACTGTGCAGTGCGAAAGCGTTCGCCTCGATCCCGTAATGAGCGTCGACAAAGAACGTCGGCAGAAACGCATTGCGAGTGGCGCGAACATCCAAAGTCGCTGCGCGCAAGGTTTCCTGCGCCGCTCTCAGATCGGGATTTTGCCGGCCCGCCATTGTCTCCACGTCGGCGAATGGAGGCAATGTCCGCGCGGAATCGAGATCGTCGACCGCCGTGAAATTTTCATTCAACCCGGAAAACAGGAGCACTGCCAGACTCAGACGAGCGTTTTCTATAGCGAGAGCGGCATCCTGGAAACCCGCTTTCTGTTGCTGATACTGAATCTGCGCTTTAACAACGTCCGCCCGGGCAACCTGCCCCAATCGCTCCTGCTGCTGCGTCACATCGAGAAAGCGCTGCGCCGACTGCAATGACTGCTGTGCGGTCGCATACTTACGCTGGCTCGTGATCAATGCATAGTAATTGCGCGTAACTGTCAGCGCGAGACCGCGTTGTGCAATTTCGATCTTCGCTCTGGCGAGAGCCTCGGACGCTTCCGCCCGGTGAACATTTGTTTGGGTAAACGTGTTGGCGTTGATGTCCTGGTGCGCGACGGCCTGTTCACGATAAACGTGAACACCGTCATTGGTCACATAACGTCCGCTCGGCGTGATTCCATTTCCCTGCGTGCCAAGATATTGCGTCGTTTCATTCACGCCCGGCAGAAGCGACTGCTTTGCCTGTGCACGATCTTCGCGCGCCACGGCGGCGTCGGTGATTGCGGACTGCAGATTGATGTCAAACCTTCTCGCGCGATCCAATGCGTCTTGCAGTGTAATCACGGGAGGCGCCGCCGCGTCTCCCGGAGGATGAACCAGCTGGAGCGGTTGCGGAGCTGTGTTCTGCCCATAGAGCGGGATCGTCGCGGCGGCGATGAAAAGAACGAATGAGCAGAACACCTTCATGCACGATATCTCCTATATTCTATTTTCCTACAACAAGCACCTTGAATGAATCGGCGACGTATCCGCGACCGCGTTGTCCAGGCTGGGCTGGAAGCGGATCCGCCACTGGCAGATAAACATTGTGCGTTTTCTCATCCACGGCAATCGTGCGGGCGCCGGTCTTCGTCGCGACGTTGTCGAACACTTCGTACTTCCCTCCGTTATCGTGAACGATCGTGAGCGTGCCGTCCCCATTTGAACTGATTGCATATCCGGTTCCCGGATCGAAAGCCACGCCATCGGAGTTGGCGCCGATCGCCGGGGACGCAATGACTTTGCCGGCGTCGGGATCCGAGATTGCCATGACTCGATTGCCGCAGACGGAGAAAAGGCGCCGTTTTTTGACGTCCATGGCGAGGCCCGACGGACCGTCGCAGGAGGGCTTCAGAGAATAACGTTTTGTAACCTTCGCAGTAGCGGCATCGATCTCGACGATTTCACTCGTATCTTCGAGATTGTCATAGACATGCCCACGATCGTCGGCGACGGGAAATTCGGGCTTGCCACCGAGAGGAATGGTGGCAACGACCATTCCGGTCTTCGCATCGATCACCGAAGAATCGTTCGACCGGCCGTTGAACGTCAGCACGCGGCCGCTCTTGGGCTCAAAACGAATCCCGTCCGGGTTCATGCCGGTAGCAACCTGGCTGATCATCTTCAATGTCTTCATATCGAAAATAGTGACATTATTTCCCCGCCCGTTGCTGACGAAACCCCGGTTCAAAGCAGGCGCGAGCGCGATACCGTGCACGCCAGGCGTATCCGGGATGTCCCCGACAACCTTGCCGGCGTCCGGATCGACGACGACAACGTGCGTGGCGTGCGAAACATACAGACGGCGCGCGGCACTGTCCATCGTGATGTAATCCCAACCACCATCGCCGCCGATTTTGATTTCTTTCAGAATTTTCCAACCCGTCGGCGCCGCAAATGCGCCGATCGCGAACAACGCAGACAGAGTCAGGGTGATCACTTTCCGCATCGATCCTCCTCAATAGTCAAACATAAAGGCGGTAAAGTATCGCAGGGCGAAGGCCGGCTGCAATTAAATCGAGATTAATTTCCGTTTATCTGGAACCGACGGGGGCCGGATAGGGGCATTATAGGGATCGGCATGAGGATCCTGCTTGTCGAAGACGAACCTCGCGTCGCAAGCGTCGTTTCGCGCGCCCTGCGCGAGAATGCGTACGCCGTGGACGTGGCGAAGACCGGCGAGAAGGCGATTGAGCTGGCGACGCAAAAGCCCTACGACAGCATTCTGCTGGATCTCCGGCTGCCCGGTGTCAGCGGGCTTCAGGTTTGCCGCGAACTCCGCGACGCCCACATCGATACGCCCATTCTCATGCTCACGGCGCGCTCGCTGGTCGAGCAGCGCGTGGAAGGCCTCGACGCCGGCGCCGACGATTACCTGACCAAGCCCTTCGCACTTTCCGAATTGCTGGCGCGCGTCCGCGCGCTGGTGCGACGGCGGCTGAATGACGGCGGGCGCTTGCTTCGCTACGCGGACATTGAAATCGACCGGCACCAGCGCCGTGTTACCCGGGCCGGACGGGCCATCCCGTTGACGGCCAAAGAATTTGCTTTGCTTGAATTTCTCACGGCCCGCGCTCCCGATGCGGTATCCCGCAGCGAAATCATCGAACACGTCTGGGCTATCCAC from Terriglobia bacterium encodes the following:
- a CDS encoding response regulator transcription factor, whose protein sequence is MRILLVEDEPRVASVVSRALRENAYAVDVAKTGEKAIELATQKPYDSILLDLRLPGVSGLQVCRELRDAHIDTPILMLTARSLVEQRVEGLDAGADDYLTKPFALSELLARVRALVRRRLNDGGRLLRYADIEIDRHQRRVTRAGRAIPLTAKEFALLEFLTARAPDAVSRSEIIEHVWAIHFDTETNLVEVYINRLRQKLARKGESKIIQTVHGVGYCMKSETE
- a CDS encoding efflux RND transporter periplasmic adaptor subunit, coding for MNRDCRLILLMAALLLAACSARKEEKPEESEHIVTVDVAPVLSSPISLKVTTDALLYPIQQSSIVPKISAPVKKFYVDRGSHVKAGQLLAELENRDLAGSVSENQASFEQAEANYQTVSRGTVPEEEQKAELDVRGAKDAMDAQQKVYDSRVALLKEGAISQKEVNDAQVALVQAKNQYEIASKHLQTVQSVGREQEIKGAAAQRDAAKARTESARAQLGYSQIISPIDGVVTDRPVYAGEMPPSGSPFITVMDLSQIVARSHITVDDARQLKVGDAANIFPTDGGAQIPGKVTVISPALDPSSSTVEVWVQAPNMGNRLTPGTSLRLEMIAQTVPAAFVIPWASVLTSASGNTSVMVVDAENKPHRKSVMLGIRDGANVQVKEGLDNGERVVTAGAFELAKLDEDVFAKTKVQVAPAKEEADDDEQ
- a CDS encoding efflux RND transporter permease subunit → MSTDPKENPEHYWFSRHSKSIIFLIIILGIVGIYEALQLPVAVFPTTNFPLIVIGVDNGVMPIEQMEVTITRPIEQAINSVPGLESVRSVTSRGSAEVDMSFNWNVSMVETLQMVDSAVSRIQSSLPSTAKIESHRMDFSSFPIIGYSLTSDKVPQTDLWELATYDIKPRLNRLPGVATVLVQGGQEPEFQVTVDPSKMLHARVSVGDVLGAINHTNIVDSPGLMNRNHQLYLSLVNGQVHNAEDIAGVVVKSVNNVPVRVGDIGTVGSTVAPAYTVVTANGKPAVLLSINRQPDSNTVDVANLVRNEMEAIRPSLPAGVQIQPFYDQSNIVNESIKSVRDAIIIGLLLAAFVIWLFLRDWGTALMTGLVVPVTMFVTFIAMRVLGQSFNLMTLGGLAAAVGLVIDDKIVVVENIVLHRDAGQGPLEATASALKELTVPLIGSTLTPIVVFLPLITITGVVGSFFSALAIAMSVALLTSLVLALVWTSNLGTLLIRRHGAQHEDVEHGFFGHIVRFYERWLRRLLEHRLLMGVFCILLIAVSYLSYRQLGSGLLPAMDEGGFVLDYNMPPGSSLQETNRVLNHVEKIIKETPEVESTSRRTGLQLGIFPVTEPNTGDFTVKLKDERKRGIDDVIGEIRDKIKKTEPVLDVEFVQLLQDMIGDLSGGAPEPVAVKLFSDDASVLKEWAPHVGDALMNIAIGDKKPIVDIEDGIENTTSGPAVTFNVSPERLARAGFAADDLEIATSAIMDGEPASQPVIVNDRPYTLRIRYPASNRSSLEAVSNTMLVNSNGSTATLGSLTGIQEEPGQTEILRENLQRVVNVTARLEGVDLGTGIAAVQKTVADLKLPPTIRVQYGGIYEQQQKSFKDLVTVLVLAIVLIFLVLLFEFRSYSAPIAILSSAILSTSGVCFALLITRTEFNVSSFMGLIMVVGIVAKNGILLLDANHKFLDAGMPIEEAMVQAGRRRLRPIVMTAMAAVAGMLPLALGLGAGSQMLQPLAIAVIGGILVSMVLSLIITPAIQYYLTRAKVPQTD
- a CDS encoding YncE family protein, with the protein product MRKVITLTLSALFAIGAFAAPTGWKILKEIKIGGDGGWDYITMDSAARRLYVSHATHVVVVDPDAGKVVGDIPDTPGVHGIALAPALNRGFVSNGRGNNVTIFDMKTLKMISQVATGMNPDGIRFEPKSGRVLTFNGRSNDSSVIDAKTGMVVATIPLGGKPEFPVADDRGHVYDNLEDTSEIVEIDAATAKVTKRYSLKPSCDGPSGLAMDVKKRRLFSVCGNRVMAISDPDAGKVIASPAIGANSDGVAFDPGTGYAISSNGDGTLTIVHDNGGKYEVFDNVATKTGARTIAVDEKTHNVYLPVADPLPAQPGQRGRGYVADSFKVLVVGK
- a CDS encoding TolC family protein; protein product: MKVFCSFVLFIAAATIPLYGQNTAPQPLQLVHPPGDAAAPPVITLQDALDRARRFDINLQSAITDAAVAREDRAQAKQSLLPGVNETTQYLGTQGNGITPSGRYVTNDGVHVYREQAVAHQDINANTFTQTNVHRAEASEALARAKIEIAQRGLALTVTRNYYALITSQRKYATAQQSLQSAQRFLDVTQQQERLGQVARADVVKAQIQYQQQKAGFQDAALAIENARLSLAVLLFSGLNENFTAVDDLDSARTLPPFADVETMAGRQNPDLRAAQETLRAATLDVRATRNAFLPTFFVDAHYGIEANAFALHSAVAADTLKGPLPNLGYFVEAHLDIPVFDWGTRRSKVRQAEAHEELARTQLTQTQRQSVANLYAFYNEAMAAREAVDGLRQAAELASESLRLVELRYGAGESTALEVVDAQKTLVDARNAYDDAQTRYRIALAELQTVTGSF